The Streptomyces sp. NBC_00162 genome window below encodes:
- a CDS encoding RNA polymerase sigma-70 factor: MTDTFEENRRLLFGTAYRMLGSVADAEDIVQDAWLAWNRTERASVQHPKAYLVRTVTNLSLNRLTSAQAVREAYVGPWLPEPLLTSPDVAEEAELADTVSMAVLVVLETLTPVERAVFLLREVFGYSYAEIAEVVGKSEAAVRQSAHRAREHVRARRPRFSANASEQREIAEKFLAACAGGDLGEVLTLLAPDVVSWSDGGGVVSAARRPLHGPDHVARWLLGVLAKPEVQGVEMRVDEINGEAGLLLSAGGVNLGAVTFEAAGGRITALRFVVNPQKLRGIQP; this comes from the coding sequence ATGACCGACACGTTCGAGGAGAACCGGCGACTGCTCTTCGGCACCGCCTACCGCATGCTCGGGAGCGTCGCCGACGCCGAGGACATCGTGCAGGACGCCTGGCTCGCCTGGAACCGGACGGAGCGGGCGTCCGTTCAGCATCCCAAGGCCTATCTGGTGCGCACCGTCACCAACCTGAGCCTGAACCGGCTGACGTCGGCCCAGGCCGTCCGTGAGGCCTACGTCGGCCCGTGGCTCCCCGAGCCCCTCCTGACCTCGCCCGACGTCGCCGAGGAGGCCGAACTGGCCGACACCGTCTCGATGGCGGTCCTGGTCGTGCTGGAGACCCTGACCCCGGTCGAACGTGCGGTGTTCCTGCTCCGCGAGGTGTTCGGGTACTCCTACGCGGAGATCGCCGAGGTCGTCGGGAAGTCGGAGGCCGCGGTCCGCCAGTCCGCGCACCGGGCCCGTGAACACGTGCGGGCCCGCCGCCCCCGGTTCAGCGCGAACGCGTCCGAACAGCGCGAGATCGCCGAGAAGTTCCTCGCGGCCTGCGCGGGCGGGGACCTGGGCGAGGTGCTCACGCTCCTCGCCCCCGACGTCGTCTCCTGGTCGGACGGCGGCGGCGTCGTCTCGGCCGCCCGCCGCCCCCTGCACGGACCCGACCACGTCGCCCGCTGGCTCCTGGGCGTCCTGGCCAAACCGGAGGTCCAGGGTGTGGAGATGCGCGTCGACGAGATCAACGGCGAGGCCGGACTGCTGCTGTCCGCCGGCGGCGTGAACCTCGGCGCGGTCACCTTCGAGGCGGCCGGCGGCCGGATCACCGCGCTGCGCTTCGTCGTCAACCCGCAGAAGCTGCGCGGCATCCAGCCCTGA
- a CDS encoding glutamate decarboxylase: protein MALHKTKDADAPDAASDVFASALSGQILPKYRMPEDHSPTEVVYELLRNELLLDGNAAQNLATFCTTWSDDGVHRLMNDCLDKNMIDKDEYPQTAEIESRCVNILANLWNAPAGTTGTGCSTTGSSEAAMLGGLALKWRWRARRRAEGLPADRPNLVCGPVQICWEKFARYFDVELRQVPLEPGATGLQPHQLAAYVDENTIGVVAILGVTYTCDYEPVAEIAAELDRIQAEQGWDVPIHVDGASGGFVAPFLHPDVVWDFRLPRVASVNTSGHKYGLAPLGVGWIVWRTSDLLPADLVFDVDYLGGDMPTFALNFSRPGGEVIAQYYLFLRLGRGGYRRVQQACADTAQYLASEIAGMGPFTLLYDGSGALPAVSYTLTDPAGAGFSLYDLSDRLRMRGWQVPSYPLPADRQDTVIQRVLVRHGVTRDQMALLATDLRNAVEHLKASPPPVPATEPRSGFHH from the coding sequence ATGGCTCTTCACAAGACGAAGGACGCAGACGCCCCCGACGCCGCCTCGGACGTGTTCGCGTCCGCCCTGAGCGGCCAGATCCTCCCCAAGTACCGGATGCCCGAAGACCACTCGCCGACCGAGGTCGTCTACGAACTCCTCCGCAACGAGCTCCTGTTGGACGGGAACGCCGCGCAGAACCTGGCCACCTTCTGCACCACCTGGTCCGACGACGGCGTGCACCGCCTGATGAACGACTGCCTCGACAAGAACATGATCGACAAGGACGAGTACCCGCAGACCGCCGAGATCGAGTCACGCTGCGTCAACATCCTGGCCAACCTGTGGAACGCCCCCGCCGGCACCACCGGGACCGGCTGCTCCACCACCGGCTCCAGCGAGGCCGCCATGCTCGGCGGACTCGCCCTCAAATGGCGCTGGCGCGCCCGCCGCCGCGCCGAGGGCCTCCCCGCGGACCGCCCCAACCTGGTGTGCGGCCCGGTCCAGATCTGCTGGGAGAAGTTCGCCCGCTACTTCGACGTCGAGCTGCGCCAGGTCCCGCTGGAGCCCGGCGCCACCGGGCTGCAGCCCCACCAGCTCGCCGCGTACGTCGACGAGAACACCATCGGCGTCGTCGCCATCCTCGGCGTCACCTACACCTGCGACTACGAGCCCGTCGCCGAGATCGCCGCCGAACTCGACCGCATCCAGGCCGAGCAGGGCTGGGACGTCCCCATCCACGTGGACGGCGCGAGCGGCGGCTTCGTCGCCCCCTTCCTCCACCCCGACGTGGTCTGGGACTTCCGGCTGCCGCGCGTCGCCTCCGTCAACACCTCGGGCCACAAGTACGGACTCGCGCCGCTCGGCGTCGGCTGGATCGTCTGGCGCACCTCCGACCTGCTCCCCGCGGACCTCGTCTTCGACGTGGACTACCTGGGCGGCGACATGCCGACCTTCGCCCTCAACTTCTCCCGGCCCGGGGGCGAGGTCATCGCCCAGTACTACCTGTTCCTGCGCCTCGGCCGGGGCGGCTACCGCCGCGTGCAGCAGGCCTGCGCCGACACCGCCCAGTACCTGGCCTCCGAGATCGCCGGGATGGGCCCGTTCACCCTCCTCTACGACGGCAGCGGCGCCCTCCCCGCCGTCTCCTACACGCTCACCGACCCGGCCGGAGCGGGCTTCAGCCTCTACGACCTCTCCGACCGGCTGCGGATGCGCGGCTGGCAGGTGCCCTCGTACCCGCTGCCGGCCGACCGCCAGGACACCGTCATCCAGCGGGTCCTCGTCCGGCACGGGGTGACCCGCGATCAGATGGCCCTGCTCGCCACCGACCTGCGCAATGCCGTGGAACACCTCAAGGCCTCACCCCCGCCCGTACCCGCCACCGAGCCCCGGTCCGGCTTCCACCACTAG
- the melC1 gene encoding apotyrosinase chaperone MelC1 has protein sequence MNKITRRQALGTTAGALTVLGLAGATARAASTDSRAAATPAGPVDEVYKGRRIQITAGTGGGHHGGHHSPGLPTVRIDGRELHVMRNADGTWISVVNHYETYADPTSLARAAVRELQGAVLAPFAPMGGTA, from the coding sequence ATGAACAAGATCACCCGTCGGCAGGCCTTGGGCACCACTGCCGGCGCACTCACCGTCCTAGGCCTTGCGGGCGCCACAGCGCGCGCCGCCTCCACCGACTCCCGTGCCGCCGCCACCCCAGCCGGCCCGGTCGACGAGGTGTACAAGGGCAGACGCATCCAGATAACCGCCGGCACCGGAGGCGGCCACCACGGCGGACACCACTCCCCCGGTCTGCCCACCGTCCGGATAGACGGCCGCGAACTGCACGTGATGCGGAACGCCGACGGCACCTGGATCAGCGTGGTCAACCACTACGAGACCTATGCCGACCCGACCTCGCTGGCCCGCGCCGCCGTGCGCGAGCTCCAGGGCGCCGTGCTCGCCCCGTTCGCCCCGATGGGAGGCACGGCATGA
- the melC2 gene encoding tyrosinase MelC2: MTVRKNQATLTAEEKRAFTNALLELKRTGRYDRFVTTHNGFIMSDTDSGDRVGHRSPSFLPWHRRFLLEFEAALQAVDANVSLPYWDWTADRTTRSSLWAADFLGGTGRARDGQVLDGPFAYATGKWNIAVRVDGRAYLRRALGQGVAELPTKAEVDAVLAMPVYDAAPWNSSSSGFRNNLEGWRGANLHNRVHVWVGGQMGTGVSPNDPVFWMHHAYVDKLWADWQARHPQSTYLPAAGTANVVDLGDTMRPWNDVTPADMLDHRKFYTFDTEPVAAASQR, translated from the coding sequence ATGACCGTCCGCAAGAACCAGGCCACGCTCACTGCCGAGGAGAAGCGCGCCTTCACCAACGCGCTGCTGGAGCTGAAGCGCACCGGCCGCTACGACCGCTTCGTCACCACCCACAACGGCTTCATCATGAGCGACACCGACTCGGGCGACCGGGTGGGTCACCGCTCTCCCTCCTTCCTGCCCTGGCACCGCCGGTTTCTTCTCGAGTTCGAGGCTGCTCTGCAGGCGGTGGACGCGAACGTCTCGCTCCCGTACTGGGACTGGACCGCCGACCGCACCACCCGCTCCTCCCTCTGGGCCGCCGACTTCCTGGGCGGCACCGGCCGGGCCCGCGACGGCCAGGTCCTGGACGGACCCTTCGCCTACGCGACGGGCAAGTGGAACATAGCCGTACGGGTGGACGGGCGCGCGTACCTGCGCCGGGCGCTGGGCCAGGGCGTGGCCGAGCTGCCGACCAAGGCGGAGGTGGACGCCGTACTCGCCATGCCGGTGTACGACGCGGCCCCCTGGAACAGCTCCTCCAGCGGCTTCCGCAACAACCTGGAGGGCTGGCGGGGCGCCAACCTGCACAACCGGGTGCACGTGTGGGTCGGCGGCCAGATGGGCACCGGGGTCTCCCCCAACGACCCGGTGTTCTGGATGCACCACGCCTACGTGGACAAGCTGTGGGCCGACTGGCAGGCCCGCCACCCGCAGTCCACCTACCTGCCGGCGGCCGGCACCGCGAACGTCGTGGACCTGGGCGACACGATGCGGCCGTGGAACGACGTGACCCCGGCGGACATGCTGGACCACCGGAAGTTCTACACCTTCGACACCGAGCCGGTCGCCGCCGCCAGCCAGCGGTAG